Proteins from a single region of Argiope bruennichi chromosome 6, qqArgBrue1.1, whole genome shotgun sequence:
- the LOC129971827 gene encoding uncharacterized protein LOC129971827, with the protein MAEKKFELRGWEFSDVNADTSADTNVFGLVWNKKSDTLRINTASVKELCFEKVTKRLILSTAHRLFDPLGICCPVILIPKLLLQETWKQKITWDEEVDKITKNTFLKWLKDIDCLEKIRFPRYFGSEIASGNISVHIFCDASKHAYAVAAFIRIQTCDSVKVQLIQARSRVSPTGKEGITISRLVLAATVSARLSTSILSEIQSEEVYFWTDSSTVLTWIMREEAWKVFVQNRVKEIRALTNKSSWRHIPGSMNPADLPSRGCSAQTLLKSNWWLGPSWLY; encoded by the coding sequence ATGGCCGAGAAAAAATTCGAGCTTAGAGGGTGGGAGTTCAGTGATGTCAATGCTGATACTTCTGCCGATACAAATGTGTTCGGCCTGGTATGGAATAAAAAATCTGACACTCTACGAATTAATACTGCAAGTGTAAAAGAATTATGCTTTGAAAAGGTAACTAAGCGATTAATCTTATCTACAGCTCATAGATTGTTCGATCCTCTTGGTATATGTTGTCCTGTCATCCTAATTCCTAAATTATTGCTTCAAGAAACGTGGAAACAGAAAATAACATGGGATGAAGAAgttgataaaattacaaaaaatacatttttaaaatggctaAAAGATATTGACTGTTTAGAGAAAATCCGTTTTCCAAGATATTTTGGTTCAGAGATTGCAAGTGGAAATATTTCAGTACATATTTTCTGTGATGCTAGTAAGCATGCTTATGCTGTCGCTGCTTTCATCCGAATACAGACTTGTGATTCAGTTAAAGTACAACTTATACAAGCCAGGAGTAGAGTTTCACCAACAGGAAAGGAAGGGATTACTATCTCTAGACTTGTACTTGCAGCTACTGTCTCAGCAAGACTTTCAACTTCTATTTTGTCAGAGATACAGAGTGAAGAAGTTTACTTCTGGACTGATTCTTCGACTGTCTTGACATGGATTATGAGAGAAGAAGCCTGGAAAGTCTTTGTCCAGAATAGAGTGAAGGAAATTAGAGCGTTAACAAATAAAAGTTCTTGGAGACATATCCCTGGTTCCATGAATCCTGCTGATCTCCCGAGTAGAGGTTGTTCAGCTCaaactttattgaaatctaaCTGGTGGTTAGGACCAAGTTGGCTTTACTAG
- the LOC129973097 gene encoding astacin-like metalloprotease toxin 1: MATFYITLLVTLLCHSGLASSPMENEELFEGDIAGIDPFALTDRNAVVDEAELWPNATVYYEIGYKLRKVKDIIQEAIDEYESKTCIRFKPKTPATNDYVKFTIEGGCWSNVGRKGGEQEISLSEGCHDKVSAVHEIGHALGLWHEHSRSDRDDYLEIIWDNIKPGAERNFLKLRPWENNLLGEEFDYKSIMLYGEYAFAKDRNSMTMKPKKEGVVIGLINDKPGLSESDVRRLNKLYECDGNVRPPPPDIPDFKCDFEKDMCGFENHENNYKTNWIRENGTLAGRTGSYIYVNAEDASFRKIRITSPFFASYGRRKACLTFDTYFNGGGVVSLDISIHNIHTSKLVMKHVEKSEEWQTVKVNIDVEGYVKFSLDARTRKSDGEGIIAIDNIIYAMRECE, translated from the exons ATGGCGACTTTTTACATAACTCTTCTAGTGACACTATTGTGTCAta GTGGTCTTGCTAGCAGCCCTATGGAAAATGAAG agctATTCGAAGGAGATATCGCTGGAATAGATCCATTTGCTCTTACA gATCGAAATGCTGTTGTTGATGAAGCTGAACTTTGGCCAAATGCAACCGTGTATTACGAAATCGGCTATAAACTCA ggaAAGTCAAAGACATAATCCAGGAAGCAATCGATGAGTATGAATCTAAGACATGCATCAGATTCAAGCCCAAGACACCTGCTACCaatgattatgtaaaatttaCCATCGAAGGCGG GTGCTGGTCGAATGTGGGACGCAAGGGAGGTGAACAGGAGATTTCTCTTAGCGAGGGATGTCACGATAAGGTGTCAGCTGTCCACGAGATTGGTCACGCCCTTGGTCTCTGGCACGAACACAGCAGGTCTGATAGAGATGACTACTTGGAGATAATTTGGGACAACATCAAACCAG GTGCTGAACGCAATTTCCTGAAACTGAGACCGTGGGAAAATAACTTATTAGGAGAAGAGTTTGATTATAAATCCATTATGCTTTACGGGGAATATGCTTTTGCTAAGGACCGTAATTCGATGACGATGAAACCAAAGAAGGAGGGAGTTGTCATCGGTCTCATCAACGACAAGCCAGGTCTCAGCGAAAGCGATGTTCGAAGACTCAACAAACTATATGAATGCGATG GAAACGTCCGCCCACCGCCACCTGATATTCCTGACTTCAAATGTGATTTTGAGAAAGACATGTGTGGTTTTGAAAATCATGAAAACAACTATAAAACTAACTGGATCCGAGAAAACGGAACATTAGCAGGAAGAACAG GAAGCTACATATACGTGAATGCTGAAGATGCCTCCTTCCGTAAAATTCGTATTACATCCCCTTTCTTCGCATCTTATGGACGCAGGAAGGCCTGTCTCACTTTTGATACCTACTTCAATGGAGGTGGTGTTGTGTCACTTGATATCTCTATACATAACATCCATACATCAAAACTAGTCATGAAACATGTTGAAAAGAGTGAAGAATGGCAGACAGTCAAAGTCAATATAGATGTCGAAGGTTATGTTAAA ttttcgCTGGACGCCCGAACAAGAAAATCTGACGGCGAAGGCATCATTGCTATAGACAACATCATTTACGCGATGCGAGaatgtgaataa
- the LOC129971826 gene encoding uncharacterized protein LOC129971826, protein MVQEDCFVDERDNKLKTLGVFKDQSGILRLKTKLTFRQDSEEFKTPAILPSDHEVVKRLIRYYHEKNAHAGTQILINILRERFWLLNARKTVRSLINKCTVCRRFSAKSVQVCTVNPPNDRLREAAVFEICGMDFAGPVILKGNTKSWICLFTCAVYRAVHLELVESMSTESFLLALRRFISRRGRSKIIYCDNGTNFVGASNALRDLNWKQIIDDTSISPIQWKFNPPTASWWGGWWERVIGILKSLLRRVLGRASLTSEEMITILCDCEAVINSRPLTYVTENVTLMPLSPSLFLQDIQTSGVPDLDDIGHRSLNKRVKYRENLQKDLRKSFRSEYLGALIQKSDKTRSVKVNIGDVVLIGSDNTKRLNWPLGKIIEIIPGQEGVTRLVRLKKANGELLRPTQRLYPLEVSNDDLIVENFSTKKLETCKESGSNNVCDVSFEPQFQKTRTGRTVKIPKRLDL, encoded by the coding sequence atggtTCAAGAGGATTGCTTTGTAGACGAgagagataataaattaaaaactttaggagTATTTAAGGATCAGAGTGGAATCCTCAGACTGAAAACGAAACTTACCTTTCGACAGGATTCAGAAGAGTTTAAAACTCCAGCTATTCTTCCGTCCGATCATGAGGTGGTCAAGAGATTAATACGATATTATCACGAGAAAAATGCACATGCTGGtacccaaattttaataaatattcttcgaGAGAGATTTTGGCTTCTTAATGCTCGAAAAACGGTGAGATCTCTGATTAATAAGTGCACCGTATGTAGAAGATTTTCTGCAAAAAGCGTGCAAGTTTGCACAGTAAACCCTCCAAACGACAGACTCCGAGAAGCGGCTGTATTTGAAATTTGTGGCATGGATTTTGCTGGTCCAGTGATCTTAAAAGGTAACACCAAATCCTGGATTTGCTTATTCACCTGCGCCGTATACAGGGCAGTGCATCTAGAATTGGTTGAGTCCATGTCTACTGAGAGTTTTTTACTAGCCCTTAGAAGATTTATATCCCGCAGaggaagaagtaaaataatttactgtgACAACGGAACTAACTTTGTAGGAGCTTCAAATGCGCTACGAGATCTAAACTGGAAGCAGATTATTGATGATACTTCTATATCACCAATTCAATGGAAGTTTAATCCACCAACTGCCTCATGGTGGGGAGGTTGGTGGGAGAGAGTAATAGGTATTCTCAAGAGTTTACTGAGGCGAGTACTAGGAAGAGCTTCTTTAACTTCCGAAGAAATGATCACCATTCTCTGCGACTGTGAAGCAGTGATCAACTCCCGTCCATTGACCTATGTTACTGAAAATGTTACTTTAATGCCTTTAAGTCCATCTCTATTTCTTCAAGACATTCAAACAAGTGGTGTTCCTGATCTTGATGATATTGGACACAGAAGTCTGAATAAACGAGTCAAATACAGAGAAAACTTACAAAAGGATCTTCGAAAAAGCTTTAGATCCGAATATCTAGGAGCACTTATTCAAAAATCGGACAAGACAAGATCAGTGAAAGTGAATATCGGTGATGTTGTATTGATAGGAAGTGACAACACCAAGCGACTGAATTGGCCACTGGGAAAAATAATAGAGATTATTCCAGGTCAAGAGGGAGTAACAAGACTTGTGAGACTTAAAAAGGCAAATGGAGAATTACTAAGACCAACTCAGAGACTGTATCCACTAGAAGTCTCTAATGATGATCTTATTGTTGAGAACTTTTCAACTAAGAAGTTGGAAACTTGTAAAGAGTCTGGCTCTAACAATGTGTGTGATGTAAGCTTTGAGCCACAGTTTCAAAAGACTAGAACAGGTCGTACGGTCAAAATACCTAAAAGACTGGACttgtga